One Candidatus Paceibacterota bacterium DNA segment encodes these proteins:
- a CDS encoding ParB/RepB/Spo0J family partition protein: MVKKLFGLGKGLGSLIPADSSVRSAEATAVKESVFYIEVGKIRPNPDQPRQDFDADALKELSNSIRRYGVLQPLLVSKKEDHGPRGMDVFYELIAGERRLRAAQMAGLPTVPVIIKDDLGNEKSTRLQVALIENVQRDDLNGMEEAEAYARLASEFGLTQQEIAQKVGKSRETVANTMRLMKLPDNIKQAIRSGKIGATHGRALLAFSDPTKQQEMFRRIVEDGFSKSDIELASSRDKGGRAGTNADRRFEELQSTLCERLKAPVLIKTGARGGQIVIRFADHEELNLIARNIID; encoded by the coding sequence ATGGTGAAAAAATTATTTGGACTTGGTAAGGGGCTCGGATCGCTCATTCCTGCAGACTCAAGCGTGCGGAGCGCAGAGGCGACTGCAGTGAAAGAGAGTGTCTTTTATATTGAAGTCGGCAAGATTCGTCCGAACCCAGATCAGCCGCGCCAGGATTTTGACGCAGATGCGTTGAAGGAACTTTCGAATTCTATCCGGCGCTATGGGGTGCTCCAGCCGCTTTTGGTTTCAAAGAAAGAGGATCATGGTCCGCGGGGCATGGACGTGTTCTATGAGCTTATTGCCGGTGAACGTCGTTTACGCGCAGCGCAGATGGCGGGTCTACCAACCGTTCCTGTTATCATCAAAGACGATCTTGGCAATGAGAAGTCTACGCGCCTTCAGGTAGCGCTCATTGAAAACGTACAGCGCGATGATCTGAACGGCATGGAAGAAGCGGAAGCTTATGCTCGTCTCGCAAGCGAGTTTGGCCTTACCCAGCAAGAAATTGCTCAAAAAGTGGGGAAGTCTCGTGAAACGGTGGCCAACACCATGCGTCTCATGAAGTTGCCGGATAACATTAAACAGGCGATTCGTAGTGGGAAAATTGGCGCTACGCATGGGCGCGCACTCTTGGCGTTCTCTGACCCTACGAAGCAGCAAGAAATGTTCCGGCGCATCGTTGAGGACGGGTTTTCAAAGTCTGACATCGAACTTGCTTCGTCACGTGATAAGGGCGGCCGTGCGGGTACGAACGCAGATCGTCGGTTTGAAGAGCTTCAGAGTACGCTGTGTGAGCGCTTAAAAGCCCCGGTACTTATCAAGACGGGCGCTCGTGGCGGACAAATTGTTATTCGCTTCGCAGATCACGAAGAGCTCAACCTCATCGCTCGAAATATTATTGACTAA
- a CDS encoding ParA family protein, with amino-acid sequence MARVIAVCNQKGGVGKTTTAINTAAYLAALGKYVLLVDLDSQANATLGLGLGHEDNEGANVYHVLVSDQNPQRILKRTQLFGFDVLPAAQNLAGATVELVSMDARESRLKRAIDAVRHNYDYVLIDCPPSLGLLTINALAAAEKVMIPVQCEYFALEGLGQLLRTVELVRNGLNHDLQVLGVVLTMYDKRNQLANQVVNEVMKHFPGRVFSSVIPRTVSLAEAPSFGKTILQFDPYSKAAYAYRQLAEEIIKLA; translated from the coding sequence ATGGCCCGCGTTATCGCAGTGTGCAACCAGAAGGGGGGCGTAGGAAAAACAACGACGGCTATCAACACTGCCGCATATTTGGCGGCGCTCGGAAAGTATGTGCTTTTGGTAGATTTAGACTCTCAAGCAAACGCAACATTAGGCTTGGGATTGGGCCACGAAGACAATGAAGGCGCGAATGTGTACCACGTGCTTGTCAGTGATCAAAATCCGCAACGCATCCTAAAGCGCACGCAGCTTTTTGGGTTTGATGTGCTACCCGCGGCGCAGAATCTTGCGGGCGCTACCGTTGAACTCGTGTCTATGGATGCTCGCGAGAGTCGTCTCAAGCGTGCGATTGACGCAGTGCGGCACAACTATGACTACGTGCTCATTGATTGCCCGCCATCACTTGGCCTTCTCACTATTAACGCGCTTGCGGCTGCGGAGAAGGTGATGATCCCAGTGCAGTGTGAATATTTTGCGCTTGAAGGATTGGGGCAGCTATTGCGCACTGTCGAGTTGGTGCGCAATGGATTGAATCATGATTTGCAAGTACTCGGTGTGGTGCTTACAATGTATGACAAGCGTAACCAGTTGGCGAACCAAGTCGTGAACGAAGTGATGAAACATTTCCCGGGCCGAGTGTTTTCTTCAGTCATTCCGCGCACCGTATCGCTTGCAGAGGCGCCGAGTTTTGGAAAAACAATTCTTCAGTTCGATCCGTATTCAAAAGCAGCGTACGCATACCGACAGCTTGCAGAAGAAATTATTAAACTGGCGTAA
- a CDS encoding DUF3750 domain-containing protein, whose protein sequence is MTPQEATFHKLVDPTKVQVFVFTCPANIPTNIGAHPWFVVNRHGTLSRWEVLFQKKSRSAQHWGHIFKDAFPPFSGINIFPFFYAPRWNATLLEVVEGETAELLAQRIENSPTEYPLRDTYFILGPNSNTYGQWVLDTLPIPTIKLPWNSFGKNYRPRT, encoded by the coding sequence ATGACCCCCCAAGAAGCCACGTTCCATAAGCTCGTAGACCCAACAAAAGTGCAGGTGTTTGTATTCACGTGCCCTGCGAATATCCCAACGAACATCGGTGCGCACCCTTGGTTCGTCGTTAATCGACACGGCACGCTCTCGCGATGGGAGGTGCTTTTTCAGAAAAAATCACGATCCGCACAGCATTGGGGCCACATTTTTAAAGATGCCTTCCCTCCATTCTCTGGCATCAACATTTTTCCCTTTTTCTACGCTCCACGCTGGAATGCTACGCTTCTCGAAGTAGTTGAGGGCGAGACCGCAGAACTACTCGCTCAACGTATAGAAAACTCACCAACAGAATATCCATTGCGGGATACTTATTTCATCCTCGGCCCCAATAGCAACACGTACGGACAATGGGTTTTAGATACGCTCCCCATCCCTACCATCAAACTTCCCTGGAACTCATTTGGAAAAAACTACAGGCCCCGCACCTAG
- a CDS encoding bifunctional 5,10-methylenetetrahydrofolate dehydrogenase/5,10-methenyltetrahydrofolate cyclohydrolase, with protein MQQKPMATILDGTIIAEHMHERIRARVDALGVAPMLAAVSVGKNPAVEKFIAIKKKAAERCGILFSSYVLEDVSDASLRETIAFLNADDEVTGIFLELPLPLGMDSSVCMDLIDPRKDVDVLTSQRRAMFHADPAGLVLLPPTVRALREVCELRGVVLPGMQCAVVGGGQLVGEPVARWLQAQGAVVAVIDEYTKDPATIASRADLIVSGVGKPKLITKKWIKEGATVIDFGYALQKGKVVGDVDATSVASLTDLLTPVPSGMGPIMVAAMLENLCEL; from the coding sequence ATGCAACAGAAGCCCATGGCAACCATTCTTGATGGCACTATCATCGCGGAGCACATGCATGAGCGTATTCGCGCGCGCGTTGATGCGCTTGGCGTCGCGCCCATGCTCGCGGCAGTGTCTGTGGGAAAAAATCCCGCGGTTGAAAAGTTTATTGCTATCAAAAAGAAGGCCGCTGAACGGTGCGGCATATTGTTTTCATCATACGTTCTCGAAGATGTTTCTGATGCGAGCTTGCGCGAGACCATTGCGTTTCTCAATGCAGATGATGAAGTAACCGGCATCTTTTTAGAGCTTCCATTGCCTCTTGGTATGGACTCAAGTGTATGTATGGATCTCATTGATCCTCGTAAGGATGTTGATGTGCTCACTTCCCAGCGCCGCGCGATGTTCCATGCCGATCCCGCTGGTCTCGTGCTCTTGCCTCCAACGGTACGAGCGTTGCGTGAAGTGTGCGAGTTGCGCGGTGTTGTGTTGCCCGGCATGCAGTGTGCTGTCGTGGGCGGGGGCCAGCTCGTTGGCGAGCCCGTCGCGCGCTGGCTTCAGGCGCAAGGTGCAGTCGTTGCGGTTATTGATGAGTACACAAAAGATCCCGCCACAATCGCATCACGTGCAGACCTCATTGTTTCAGGAGTAGGTAAGCCAAAACTGATTACGAAAAAATGGATCAAAGAAGGTGCGACAGTGATTGATTTTGGCTACGCACTCCAGAAAGGAAAGGTAGTGGGGGATGTGGACGCAACATCGGTTGCTTCGCTTACCGACCTTCTCACTCCTGTGCCCAGCGGCATGGGGCCTATTATGGTTGCCGCAATGCTTGAAAATCTCTGCGAGCTCTAG
- a CDS encoding L-threonylcarbamoyladenylate synthase, whose amino-acid sequence MEVIRCTPDTISEDIVQRVTWVLSRGGVAMLPTDTLYALCANALNEKDVRHVFRIKGRPEHKPVPVGVRDDRWATELAHVNTRQGAFLKAVWPGPVCVVLEARDIVPQIVTAHTQAVALRAPAAPLVDAVLRSFGYPITLTLANVSGQEPLRDVESILASFSRLKPDIVIDVGTLPASAPSTIVDLTGAQPRITRVGAAKPEDLLRTFSLITHATEAHGNHS is encoded by the coding sequence ATGGAAGTTATTCGCTGTACCCCCGACACTATCTCCGAAGACATTGTCCAACGTGTGACGTGGGTGCTCTCTCGTGGTGGCGTTGCTATGCTTCCCACTGATACGCTTTATGCGTTGTGCGCTAATGCACTCAATGAAAAAGATGTGCGCCACGTGTTTCGCATTAAAGGGAGGCCAGAGCATAAGCCAGTACCCGTTGGCGTGCGTGATGATCGGTGGGCGACAGAGCTTGCGCATGTGAACACCAGGCAAGGGGCCTTCCTTAAGGCTGTGTGGCCTGGTCCCGTTTGTGTAGTGCTTGAAGCGCGCGATATCGTGCCACAGATCGTTACGGCGCACACGCAGGCGGTTGCGCTTCGGGCCCCCGCTGCTCCTCTCGTTGACGCCGTGCTTCGGTCATTCGGGTACCCAATCACGCTCACATTGGCGAATGTTTCAGGGCAGGAGCCGCTTCGTGATGTTGAGAGCATCTTGGCATCGTTTTCTCGTCTCAAACCTGATATTGTGATTGACGTGGGAACGCTGCCTGCATCGGCCCCGTCTACCATTGTAGATCTCACGGGGGCGCAGCCGCGCATTACGCGCGTTGGTGCAGCAAAACCAGAAGACCTACTCCGTACATTCTCGCTCATTACTCATGCAACAGAAGCCCATGGCAACCATTCTTGA
- the rpsP gene encoding 30S ribosomal protein S16 has translation MLMIRLQRVGKKKQAYFRVVLTEHTKKPQGEYQELLGTYDPHAKRLAAQTERITFWLSQGALLSPTANNLLANHKILDREKVQSWKPKKKAATA, from the coding sequence ATGTTAATGATCCGTCTCCAACGCGTTGGCAAGAAGAAACAAGCCTATTTTCGCGTTGTGCTCACTGAGCACACCAAAAAGCCCCAGGGTGAATACCAGGAGCTTTTGGGTACCTATGATCCGCACGCAAAGAGGCTTGCGGCGCAAACTGAGCGCATTACGTTCTGGCTGAGCCAAGGCGCACTCTTGAGCCCAACGGCTAATAATCTTCTCGCAAATCACAAGATTCTTGACCGCGAGAAAGTGCAGAGTTGGAAGCCAAAGAAGAAAGCGGCGACGGCGTAA